A single region of the Miscanthus floridulus cultivar M001 unplaced genomic scaffold, ASM1932011v1 os_2018_1, whole genome shotgun sequence genome encodes:
- the LOC136534514 gene encoding octanoyltransferase LIP2, mitochondrial-like, producing MARDVAGTAAGEGAQAVGVVAGAGEGAVAVGGAGRAAALSGAPFVGRVRDLVLSLQHPLTYTLGERREKAERNLLASDAELRALGVELHHTERGSDVTFHGPWQAVLYPVLSLRALGLGTWRYVEGLESAMIQVAALHGVSARPGDPGETRVWVGNCKIGAIEVRISSGFTCHGLAFNIDPDLGYFEHIVPCGIAGKGVTSLRREVGGGELPADGVIHDQLVQCLATTLGFTNVEFKDDSERGDLIGVAATQS from the exons ATGGCGCGCGACGTGGCAGGCACAGCGGCAGGCGAGGGCGCGCAAGCTGTGGGCGTGGTGGCGGGCGCCGGCGAGGGCGCGGTGGCTGTGGGTGGGGCGGGGCGAGCCGCGGCGCTGAGTGGTGCG CCCTTCGTCGGCCGCGTTAGGGACCTCGTTCTGTCGCTACAGCACCCGCTGACCTACACCCTGGGCGAGCGGCGTGAGAAGGCGGAGCGAAACCTGCTCGCGTCGGATGCCGAGCTGCGCGCCCTGGGCGTCGAGCTCCACCACACAGAGCGGGGCAGCGACGTCACGTTCCACGGGCCATGGCAGGCCGTGCTATACCCGGTCCTCTCGCTCCGTGCCCTGGGGCTCGGCACGTGGAGGTACGTCGAGGGGCTCGAGTCCGCGATGATCCAGGTGGCTGCGCTCCACGGTGTCTCCGCACGTCCCGGGGACCCTGGCGAGACCAGGGTGTGGGTCGGGAACTGCAAGATCGGCGCCATCGAGGTCAGGATCTCCTCCGGGTTCACGTGCCATGGCCTGGCATTCAACATCGACCCCGACCTGGGGTACTTTGAGCACATCGTGCCATGCGGCATCGCCGGCAAGGGGGTAACGTCGCTGCGGCGGGAGGTGGGGGGCGGAGAGCTCCCGGCCGACGGGGTCATCCACGACCAGCTCGTGCAGTGCTTGGCGACAACTTTGGGTTTTACCAATGTGGAATTCAAGGATGATTCTGAACGTGGAGACCTGATTGGGGTTGCAGCTACACAATCCTGA